Proteins encoded together in one uncultured Desulfosarcina sp. window:
- a CDS encoding phage/plasmid primase, P4 family, with the protein MTEPVDPAGPPEAGTGTPADLQSRMDDYAAKVAERVAEEAAADPEGAPVNGDIKPGFVRACFDANELGDGLLFKAVNRGDLVFDKAMDSWLVWTAHHWDVDRMGAARAGVEKVVEKYGEELAAINKRIREVEADGAGEQLAFFRARAKGLRGRISQLRSRRRANNCLDFSHNCEDPMAIRGDEIDRKPLLLACANGVINLATGELEPGRQDQYLLKASPVSWQGIDAPCPLWEEKLLEILSGDERLMEFLQRVLGYALIGEVRESIIVVLTGIGRNGKSLIVEVLSEIMGPLAGAVRSEMLLDQMRVTSSTGPTPDIMALRGLRLAFASETDDGCRVSPSRVKWLTGKDKLTGRNPHDKYEVQFPPTHTLFLLTNHKPHAPADDFAFWERVILIPFLLSFVSRRPRNESERVADPLLATKLIPEYPGILAWMVRGCLQYQQRGLDPPPVVKEAVEEYQRDEDILADFVDECCVVGEGYQVGATALYDIFERWWKKNVSKNAPKQKRFGSLMGRRFQRKKDSVYKYIGIGLLDNVEELFD; encoded by the coding sequence ATGACCGAGCCCGTTGATCCCGCCGGCCCTCCGGAGGCCGGTACCGGTACCCCTGCCGACCTTCAGTCGCGCATGGACGACTACGCCGCAAAGGTGGCCGAACGGGTGGCCGAGGAGGCCGCGGCCGATCCGGAGGGAGCGCCGGTCAACGGCGATATCAAGCCCGGATTCGTTCGCGCCTGCTTCGATGCCAACGAGCTGGGCGACGGCCTGCTCTTCAAAGCCGTCAACCGGGGGGACCTGGTGTTCGACAAGGCCATGGACTCCTGGCTGGTGTGGACCGCTCATCACTGGGACGTGGACCGGATGGGCGCAGCCCGGGCCGGAGTCGAAAAGGTGGTCGAAAAATACGGCGAAGAGCTGGCCGCCATAAACAAAAGAATTCGGGAAGTTGAGGCCGATGGTGCCGGCGAGCAATTGGCTTTCTTCCGGGCCCGGGCCAAGGGATTGCGAGGCCGCATCAGCCAGCTGCGCAGCCGGCGCCGGGCCAACAACTGTCTGGACTTTTCCCACAACTGCGAGGACCCAATGGCTATACGAGGAGACGAGATCGACAGGAAGCCCCTGCTGTTGGCCTGTGCCAACGGCGTGATCAACCTAGCCACCGGGGAGTTGGAGCCCGGGCGCCAGGACCAGTATTTATTGAAGGCCTCTCCGGTGTCCTGGCAGGGCATCGATGCACCGTGCCCGTTGTGGGAGGAGAAACTTCTCGAGATCCTCTCCGGCGACGAACGGTTGATGGAGTTCCTGCAGCGGGTCCTGGGCTATGCCCTGATCGGCGAGGTCAGGGAGTCCATCATCGTGGTGCTCACAGGGATCGGCCGCAACGGCAAGTCCCTGATCGTGGAGGTGCTCTCCGAGATCATGGGACCGCTTGCCGGCGCCGTGCGATCGGAGATGCTCCTGGACCAGATGCGGGTGACATCCTCCACCGGGCCCACACCGGATATCATGGCCCTGCGAGGCCTGCGCCTGGCATTCGCCTCCGAGACCGACGACGGCTGCCGGGTGAGCCCCTCGCGCGTGAAGTGGCTGACCGGCAAGGACAAGCTCACCGGCCGCAATCCCCACGACAAGTACGAGGTTCAATTCCCGCCGACCCATACCTTGTTTTTGCTGACCAACCACAAGCCGCATGCACCGGCCGACGATTTTGCATTTTGGGAGCGGGTGATCCTGATCCCCTTCCTGCTCTCGTTTGTCAGCCGCCGGCCAAGGAACGAATCCGAGCGGGTGGCGGATCCGCTGCTGGCCACAAAGCTGATCCCCGAGTATCCCGGCATCCTGGCCTGGATGGTGCGCGGCTGTTTGCAATACCAGCAAAGGGGACTGGATCCGCCGCCGGTGGTCAAGGAGGCAGTGGAAGAGTACCAGCGTGACGAGGATATCCTGGCCGATTTCGTGGACGAATGCTGCGTTGTTGGCGAGGGATACCAGGTGGGGGCCACGGCCCTGTACGACATCTTCGAGCGCTGGTGGAAGAAAAATGTATCCAAGAACGCGCCCAAGCAGAAGCGCTTCGGATCGCTCATGGGCCGGCGGTTCCAGCGCAAAAAGGACAGCGTGTACAAGTACATCGGCATCGGCCTGCTCGATAATGTGGAGGAGTTGTTCGACTGA
- a CDS encoding BRO family protein gives MDLIRYGYNGNLLTILKDCYGILWWLAGEACGVLGYVDTHDAVKRHCRHPRLLKTGEAPVLEIPPKGLLIVNEPDLYRLIVHCHLPAAEPFEAWVFDEVLPTIRKAGACHQEKARRRGRPRKEPEDDYFGDILKEQRQLHQIFEHAYKIAKRMTPSSKEASVMAQAKVKELTGIDLAESYHLPPGMKSRTETEKEIIDGFVHDCCLVGDDCQVPATELYQAFRNWFEHNRSGEVPKQKWFGIRMGQRFKRKKDGTYKYRGIDLKKSILTDEGYVRDFIQECCSPGEDLKVSLKVLYEHFSEFYLKRTGQVPLPIDRFREVLAGHFCLVPDDSNVLSGIGLRPVPPAEE, from the coding sequence ATGGATCTGATCAGGTACGGATATAATGGCAACTTGCTGACAATATTGAAGGATTGCTACGGCATTCTCTGGTGGTTGGCCGGGGAGGCCTGCGGGGTTCTGGGTTACGTGGATACTCACGATGCCGTGAAAAGGCATTGCAGGCACCCGAGATTGCTTAAAACCGGTGAGGCACCGGTTCTGGAAATCCCGCCGAAGGGATTGCTGATCGTCAATGAGCCCGATCTGTACCGGCTCATCGTTCATTGTCATCTTCCCGCTGCCGAGCCTTTCGAGGCGTGGGTATTCGATGAAGTCCTGCCCACCATCCGCAAGGCCGGCGCCTGCCATCAGGAAAAAGCCCGCCGGAGGGGAAGGCCTCGCAAGGAACCCGAAGACGATTATTTCGGCGATATCCTCAAAGAGCAGCGACAGTTGCACCAGATCTTCGAACACGCCTACAAGATCGCCAAACGTATGACTCCCTCAAGCAAAGAGGCCTCAGTCATGGCCCAGGCCAAGGTTAAGGAACTGACCGGCATCGACCTGGCAGAGAGCTACCATCTTCCCCCCGGCATGAAGTCCCGGACGGAGACCGAAAAAGAAATCATCGACGGCTTTGTTCACGACTGCTGTCTGGTCGGTGATGATTGCCAGGTGCCGGCCACTGAACTCTATCAGGCCTTCCGGAACTGGTTCGAGCACAACCGCTCCGGTGAGGTTCCCAAACAGAAGTGGTTCGGGATCCGGATGGGCCAGCGGTTCAAACGCAAAAAGGATGGCACCTATAAATACCGCGGCATTGACCTGAAAAAATCGATTCTCACTGATGAAGGTTATGTCCGGGACTTCATCCAAGAATGTTGCTCTCCAGGAGAGGATCTCAAGGTCTCTTTGAAGGTATTGTATGAGCACTTCAGCGAGTTCTATCTCAAACGCACGGGCCAGGTGCCGCTGCCGATCGACCGGTTCCGGGAAGTTCTGGCCGGGCATTTCTGCCTGGTTCCGGATGACTCCAACGTTCTTTCCGGTATAGGCCTGCGGCCGGTACCGCCGGCAGAAGAATGA
- a CDS encoding primase-helicase zinc-binding domain-containing protein, translated as MNPILDDLDIRGLAPRRVSGTHGGEYHCPCPACGGNDRFHVWPDQGEAGTWWCRGCDKGGDAIEYLMEFCGKTFREAAAAVGRDLEDLPLAPRTPRPRQKPAFVPVAYTPPVEKWREKAGAFVDRAHGQLLDNPEQLRYLAGRGVPESAVRQYRLGYNPGENGRPAMYRARSAWGLPSEEKNGRPRPLWIPRGIVIPLVVDGVVHRIRIRREKRDLTPEFNLPYFMLPGSSAATMVMGDNARAFVVVEAELDAVACVAAAGDICGAVAVGSSSTKPDETATEILKQALCILNALDFDDAGKKAFAWWRDTFTGVKRWPVPEGKDPGEAFEKGIDLRAWLLVGLPPVFRMAGLTLLDSDSGEEEEREVEDIDVSEVAGNIRQVAEWFRQYPISVIKDGRGIRIQENPSWSSANRELSRRINLAVFMDPAVFDYVSNHPARVVDGNNFFPETQGQDS; from the coding sequence ATGAACCCGATCCTCGACGATCTGGATATCCGCGGCCTGGCGCCCAGGCGGGTATCGGGCACCCACGGCGGTGAGTACCATTGCCCCTGTCCTGCCTGCGGCGGGAATGACCGCTTCCATGTCTGGCCGGACCAGGGCGAGGCCGGCACCTGGTGGTGCCGCGGCTGCGACAAGGGCGGGGACGCCATCGAATACCTGATGGAGTTTTGCGGCAAAACCTTCCGGGAGGCGGCCGCGGCCGTGGGACGGGATCTGGAGGACCTGCCCCTGGCTCCCCGGACTCCCAGGCCGCGGCAAAAGCCGGCCTTCGTTCCGGTAGCGTACACGCCTCCGGTTGAGAAATGGAGGGAAAAAGCCGGTGCCTTCGTGGACCGGGCCCACGGGCAGTTGCTCGATAATCCGGAGCAGCTTCGATATCTGGCCGGCCGCGGTGTACCGGAGTCGGCGGTAAGGCAATATCGCCTGGGCTACAACCCGGGCGAGAACGGCAGACCGGCAATGTACCGGGCCCGCAGCGCCTGGGGACTTCCCTCCGAAGAGAAAAACGGCAGGCCGCGGCCCTTGTGGATACCGCGGGGGATCGTGATCCCCTTGGTGGTTGACGGTGTTGTCCACCGCATCCGGATCCGGCGGGAGAAGCGGGATCTCACTCCGGAGTTCAATCTTCCATATTTCATGCTGCCCGGTTCCTCGGCGGCCACCATGGTGATGGGAGACAATGCCCGGGCCTTTGTGGTGGTCGAGGCCGAATTGGATGCCGTGGCCTGCGTTGCGGCCGCCGGCGACATCTGCGGCGCCGTTGCCGTCGGTTCCAGTTCCACCAAGCCGGACGAAACGGCCACGGAAATATTGAAGCAGGCCCTTTGCATCCTCAATGCCCTGGACTTCGACGATGCCGGCAAAAAGGCCTTTGCCTGGTGGCGCGATACATTTACCGGCGTCAAGCGCTGGCCGGTACCGGAAGGCAAGGACCCGGGCGAGGCGTTCGAAAAGGGCATCGACCTGCGGGCCTGGCTGCTTGTGGGGTTGCCGCCGGTGTTCCGCATGGCCGGGTTGACTCTTCTGGACAGCGATTCGGGGGAGGAGGAAGAGAGGGAGGTTGAAGACATCGATGTGTCGGAGGTCGCCGGCAACATCCGCCAGGTGGCCGAATGGTTCCGGCAGTATCCGATTTCTGTCATCAAGGACGGCAGGGGCATCCGTATTCAGGAAAATCCGTCATGGTCATCGGCCAACCGTGAGTTGTCCCGGAGAATCAACCTGGCGGTATTCATGGACCCGGCGGTTTTCGATTACGTCTCCAACCATCCGGCACGGGTGGTGGACGGCAATAACTTTTTTCCTGAAACTCAAGGACAGGATTCATGA
- a CDS encoding site-specific DNA-methyltransferase: protein MSMKPCYETTCGKLYHGHVVDVLGQLRDRSVNCCVTSPPYWGLRDYGVPPQIWGGDPDCRHDFNTEKIGTEIGKGNWSRACNGRGDVRGDVADFREPVRAVAERGFCQKCGAWLGSHGLEPTPELYIEHEVLIFRQVRRVLCDDGTCWINLGDSYAASRSYRVSDNLHPVVGAQRNLANAKPPSGFKQKDLMGIPWRVAFALQADGWYLRSALPWVKRTAMPESVKDRPTSALEYVFMLTKSQHYRCDMKSIKVQASPDTHRRYARGRSGNHKWKDGGPGNQTIAKSMSHMIPGVTPKSALPGSGVKANSSFHASIGDLVGERNFRNTDLFFQSLEQPFGMIVCGDEIVGIDAVPGSCPDAHFAAFSPALVEPCIMAGCPAGGVVLDPFVGSGTTAIVAHKYDRKFIGIDLSKTYLDGIAIPRIEAATAQLKLFA, encoded by the coding sequence ATGTCAATGAAACCCTGTTACGAAACAACTTGCGGCAAGCTGTATCACGGACACGTCGTTGACGTTCTCGGGCAGCTGCGGGACCGGTCCGTCAATTGCTGCGTGACCTCCCCGCCGTATTGGGGTTTGCGGGATTACGGGGTCCCACCGCAAATATGGGGAGGAGATCCCGATTGCCGGCACGATTTCAATACGGAGAAAATCGGTACCGAGATCGGCAAGGGAAACTGGTCCCGGGCCTGTAATGGCCGCGGCGATGTACGAGGAGATGTTGCGGATTTCCGGGAACCGGTCCGGGCAGTCGCCGAACGCGGTTTTTGCCAAAAGTGCGGCGCCTGGCTGGGCAGTCACGGACTCGAACCGACGCCGGAACTTTATATCGAACACGAAGTCCTGATTTTCAGGCAAGTCCGTCGCGTTCTTTGCGATGACGGCACCTGCTGGATCAATCTCGGCGATTCCTATGCCGCGTCGCGATCCTACCGGGTGTCCGACAACCTGCATCCCGTGGTCGGCGCCCAGCGCAACCTGGCGAACGCGAAACCTCCCTCCGGATTCAAGCAAAAGGATCTGATGGGTATTCCCTGGCGCGTTGCCTTCGCTCTTCAGGCCGATGGCTGGTACTTGCGGTCCGCTCTGCCCTGGGTCAAACGGACAGCAATGCCAGAGTCTGTGAAGGACCGGCCCACGTCCGCCCTCGAATACGTCTTCATGCTGACCAAATCGCAGCACTACCGGTGCGACATGAAATCCATAAAAGTCCAGGCGTCACCCGACACGCACAGAAGGTATGCCAGGGGGCGCAGCGGGAACCATAAATGGAAGGACGGCGGGCCCGGCAACCAGACCATCGCCAAATCCATGAGTCACATGATCCCGGGCGTGACGCCCAAAAGCGCCCTTCCGGGTAGCGGCGTCAAGGCGAACAGTTCGTTTCACGCCTCCATCGGTGACCTGGTCGGGGAAAGAAACTTCAGGAACACGGATCTGTTTTTCCAGTCCCTGGAACAACCGTTCGGGATGATCGTCTGCGGCGATGAAATCGTCGGCATCGATGCCGTTCCCGGCAGCTGCCCGGATGCCCATTTCGCAGCCTTTTCGCCGGCCCTGGTCGAACCGTGCATCATGGCCGGCTGCCCTGCCGGCGGCGTGGTCCTTGATCCGTTCGTGGGCAGCGGAACGACAGCGATCGTCGCTCATAAGTATGACCGCAAATTCATCGGGATCGATTTGAGCAAAACCTATCTGGACGGGATCGCCATCCCGCGGATCGAAGCGGCCACGGCGCAACTGAAACTGTTTGCC